One Polaribacter sp. SA4-12 genomic window carries:
- the trxB gene encoding thioredoxin-disulfide reductase, translating to MSDTIEKIKCLIIGSGPAGYTAAIYAARADMKPIMYTGMQMGGQLTTTTEVDNFPGYAEGTDGTAMMEDLKKQAERFGTEVRFGLVTKVELSEEVGGIHKVIVDESKEIEAETIIISTGATAKYLGIESEQRLIGGGVSACATCDGFFYKGQDVVVVGAGDTAAEEATYLSNICNKVTILVRKDFMRASKAMQHRVNKTKNIEVLYNTEIDEVLGSNVVEGVRAINNQTKETTDIPVTGVFIAIGHTPNSDLFKGVLDMDETGYLITKGKSTKTNLPGVFAAGDIQDKEYRQAVTAAGTGCMAALDAERYLGALE from the coding sequence ATGTCAGATACAATAGAAAAAATTAAATGTTTAATTATAGGTTCTGGTCCTGCAGGATATACTGCCGCAATTTATGCAGCTAGAGCAGACATGAAACCTATTATGTATACAGGTATGCAAATGGGAGGTCAATTAACAACAACAACTGAAGTTGATAATTTTCCTGGTTATGCAGAAGGTACAGATGGAACTGCAATGATGGAAGACTTAAAAAAGCAAGCAGAACGCTTTGGTACAGAAGTTCGTTTTGGTTTGGTTACAAAAGTTGAGTTAAGCGAAGAAGTTGGTGGAATTCATAAAGTTATTGTTGATGAGTCTAAAGAAATAGAAGCAGAAACAATAATTATTTCTACAGGAGCAACTGCAAAATATTTAGGGATAGAAAGTGAGCAACGTTTAATTGGTGGAGGAGTTTCTGCTTGTGCAACTTGTGATGGCTTTTTCTATAAAGGTCAAGATGTAGTAGTTGTTGGAGCAGGAGATACTGCTGCAGAAGAAGCGACTTACTTATCTAATATTTGTAATAAAGTTACAATATTGGTTCGTAAAGATTTTATGAGAGCTTCTAAAGCGATGCAACATAGAGTTAATAAAACTAAAAATATTGAAGTTCTATACAACACCGAAATAGATGAGGTTTTAGGTTCTAATGTTGTTGAAGGTGTTAGAGCTATCAATAATCAGACAAAAGAAACAACAGATATTCCTGTAACAGGAGTTTTCATTGCAATTGGTCATACTCCAAATTCAGACTTATTTAAAGGTGTTTTAGATATGGATGAAACAGGATATTTAATCACCAAAGGGAAATCTACTAAAACGAATTTACCAGGAGTTTTTGCTGCTGGAGATATTCAAGATAAAGAATACAGACAAGCTGTAACCGCTGCAGGTACAGGTTGTATGGCGGCTTTAGATGCAGAACGTTATTTAGGAGCTTTAGAGTAA
- a CDS encoding RNA polymerase sigma factor, which translates to MKTSISYYQNKNEFRLFVTKSFSSLIKLKEEDNQVSFNELVLKILPEIRKYVKGRLITAIKKGHFSKKKYKADDIIDQLFITIYDNIEEVENKKDFYLWLFKKTNDLLDDLIMEEEFNELFFNNIDDYSKPEWDEMQEKFSSDGGGDLLMIEELDDMSYNHNDYTLNQVFIEDNEKDLVEKLDEQLGDDKINEHIELVLHNMPSTMREIFYLYTNSKLKVDEIAEMQNKTIDEVEKLLSDAKKVLQRSLFNRYSDEK; encoded by the coding sequence ATGAAAACGAGCATTTCTTATTATCAAAACAAAAATGAGTTTCGTCTTTTTGTAACCAAATCATTTTCTAGTTTAATTAAACTTAAAGAAGAAGATAATCAAGTTTCTTTTAATGAATTAGTCTTAAAAATTTTACCAGAAATAAGAAAATATGTAAAAGGAAGATTAATTACAGCAATAAAGAAAGGTCATTTTTCTAAAAAGAAATACAAAGCAGATGATATTATAGACCAACTTTTTATAACAATTTATGATAATATTGAAGAGGTAGAAAATAAAAAAGACTTTTACTTATGGTTATTTAAAAAAACTAATGATTTGTTAGATGATTTAATTATGGAAGAAGAATTTAATGAGTTATTTTTTAATAATATTGATGATTATTCTAAACCTGAATGGGATGAAATGCAAGAGAAATTTAGTTCGGATGGAGGAGGAGATCTATTAATGATTGAAGAATTAGACGACATGTCGTATAATCATAATGATTATACGCTAAACCAAGTATTTATAGAAGATAATGAGAAGGATTTAGTAGAAAAATTAGACGAGCAATTAGGAGACGATAAAATTAATGAGCATATAGAACTGGTATTACATAATATGCCGTCTACAATGCGTGAAATTTTCTACTTGTATACAAACAGCAAATTAAAAGTGGATGAAATTGCAGAAATGCAAAATAAAACTATTGATGAAGTTGAAAAGCTTTTAAGTGATGCCAAAAAAGTACTACAAAGAAGTTTGTTTAATCGATATTCTGATGAAAAATAG
- a CDS encoding 3-hydroxyacyl-CoA dehydrogenase/enoyl-CoA hydratase family protein produces the protein MTRRIKKVAIVGSGIMGSGIACHFANIGVEVLLLDIVPRELNDKEKAKGLTLEDKVVRNRLVNDALSASLKSKPSPIYNQKFASRITTGNLDDDIAKVADVDWIMEVVVERLDIKKIVFEKLEKYRTPGTIISSNTSGIPIQFMNEGRSEDFQKHFAVTHFFNPPRYLKLFEVVPGPGCKQEVTDFLMMYGEKFLGKTSVLAKDTPAFIGNRIGIFGIQSLFHQVKELGLTVEEVDKLTGPVIGRPKSATFRTVDVVGLDTLVHVANGIYENCPDDEAHELFKLPGFINTMMENKWLGSKTGQGFYKKTVVDGKKEILTLDLETLEYRSKKRAKFATLELTKTIDKPIDRFKILVGGKDKAGEFYRKNFAAMFAYVQNRIPEISDELYKIDDAMKAGFGWENGPFEIWDAVGIEKGIELMKAEGKEPATWVTEMLASGVTSFYSVKEGATHFYDIPSKSQTKKPGQESFIILDNIRKSNEVWKNSGVVIEDIGDGILNLEFQSKMNTIGGDVLSGVNKAIDLAQKDFQGLVIGNQAANFSVGANIGMIFMMAVEQEYDELNYAIKYFQDTMMRMRYSSIPTISAPHGMALGGGCEISLHADKVVAAAETYMGLVEFGVGVIPGGGGSKEMALRASDSFRKGDVELNILQENFLTIGMAKVSTSAHEAFDLGLLQKGKDIVVVNKDRQIATAKAHAKLMAESGYTQPAKRNDVKVLGKQALGMFLVGTDSMKDSKYISEHDMKIANKLAYVMAGGDLSEPTMVTEQYLLDLEREAFLSLCTEHKTLERIQHMLKTGKPLRN, from the coding sequence ATGACTAGAAGAATTAAAAAAGTAGCAATAGTTGGCTCTGGAATTATGGGAAGCGGAATAGCTTGTCATTTTGCAAACATTGGAGTTGAAGTTCTATTATTGGACATTGTACCAAGAGAATTAAACGACAAGGAAAAAGCGAAAGGATTAACACTCGAAGACAAAGTTGTAAGAAATCGTTTAGTAAATGATGCATTATCAGCTTCTCTTAAATCCAAACCTTCTCCTATTTATAATCAGAAATTTGCAAGTAGAATTACCACTGGTAATTTAGATGATGATATTGCAAAGGTTGCTGATGTAGATTGGATTATGGAAGTTGTTGTAGAACGATTAGATATTAAAAAAATCGTTTTTGAAAAGCTAGAAAAATACAGAACTCCTGGAACGATTATTTCTTCTAATACTTCTGGTATTCCTATTCAGTTTATGAATGAAGGAAGAAGTGAAGATTTTCAGAAGCATTTTGCAGTAACTCACTTTTTTAATCCACCAAGATATTTAAAACTTTTTGAAGTTGTTCCTGGTCCAGGTTGTAAACAAGAAGTTACAGACTTCTTAATGATGTATGGTGAAAAATTCTTAGGTAAAACTTCTGTTTTAGCTAAAGATACTCCTGCATTTATAGGAAATAGAATTGGAATTTTCGGAATTCAATCTTTATTTCATCAAGTAAAAGAATTAGGTTTAACAGTAGAAGAAGTTGATAAATTAACAGGACCAGTTATTGGTCGTCCAAAATCAGCAACTTTTAGAACTGTAGATGTTGTTGGTTTAGATACTCTAGTACATGTTGCTAATGGTATTTATGAAAACTGCCCTGATGATGAAGCTCACGAACTTTTCAAGTTACCAGGTTTCATCAACACAATGATGGAAAACAAATGGTTAGGAAGTAAAACCGGACAAGGTTTTTACAAAAAGACTGTTGTTGATGGCAAAAAAGAAATCTTAACATTAGATTTAGAAACTTTAGAGTATCGTTCTAAAAAACGTGCCAAATTTGCAACTTTAGAACTTACGAAAACGATTGATAAGCCAATTGACAGATTTAAAATTTTAGTTGGCGGAAAAGATAAAGCAGGTGAATTCTATAGAAAAAACTTTGCAGCAATGTTTGCTTATGTTCAAAATAGAATTCCAGAAATTTCTGATGAGCTTTATAAGATAGATGATGCAATGAAAGCTGGTTTTGGTTGGGAAAATGGTCCTTTCGAAATCTGGGATGCAGTTGGTATAGAAAAAGGAATCGAATTAATGAAAGCTGAAGGTAAGGAACCTGCAACTTGGGTAACAGAAATGTTAGCTTCTGGTGTAACTTCTTTCTATTCAGTAAAAGAAGGAGCAACTCATTTTTATGACATTCCTTCTAAATCTCAAACGAAGAAACCTGGTCAAGAATCATTTATTATTTTAGATAACATTAGAAAATCAAACGAAGTTTGGAAAAACTCTGGTGTTGTAATTGAAGATATTGGAGATGGAATTTTAAATTTAGAATTCCAATCTAAAATGAATACAATTGGTGGCGATGTTTTATCAGGAGTTAACAAAGCAATTGATTTAGCTCAAAAAGATTTTCAAGGTTTGGTTATTGGTAATCAAGCAGCAAACTTTTCTGTTGGAGCAAATATTGGTATGATTTTTATGATGGCTGTAGAGCAAGAATATGATGAATTAAATTATGCTATTAAATATTTCCAAGATACAATGATGCGCATGCGTTATTCATCAATACCAACAATTTCTGCTCCTCATGGAATGGCTTTAGGTGGTGGTTGTGAAATTTCTTTACACGCAGATAAAGTTGTTGCAGCAGCAGAAACTTATATGGGATTAGTAGAATTTGGAGTTGGTGTAATTCCAGGTGGTGGTGGTTCTAAAGAAATGGCCTTAAGAGCATCAGATTCTTTTAGAAAAGGAGATGTTGAGCTAAACATTTTACAAGAAAACTTTTTAACTATTGGTATGGCAAAAGTATCTACTTCTGCACATGAAGCATTCGATTTAGGCTTACTTCAAAAAGGAAAAGATATTGTTGTTGTCAATAAAGACAGACAAATAGCTACTGCAAAAGCACACGCTAAATTAATGGCAGAAAGTGGTTATACACAACCTGCAAAACGTAACGATGTTAAGGTTTTAGGTAAACAAGCTTTAGGAATGTTTTTAGTAGGAACAGATTCTATGAAAGACTCTAAATACATTAGTGAACACGATATGAAAATCGCGAATAAATTAGCTTATGTAATGGCTGGTGGAGATTTATCTGAACCAACAATGGTTACAGAACAATATCTATTAGACTTAGAAAGAGAAGCGTTTTTATCACTTTGTACAGAACATAAAACGTTAGAAAGAATTCAACACATGTTAAAAACTGGTAAACCTTTAAGAAACTAA
- a CDS encoding acetyl-CoA C-acyltransferase, protein MSKQAYIVKAYRTAVAKAPKGVFRFKRADELGAETIQHMMKELPNLDVKRIDDVIVGNAMPEGSQGLNMARFISLIGLNSVDVPGVTVNRFCSSGLETIAMAAAKIQAGMASCIIAGGAESMSSVPMTGFKPELNYDTIKDGHANYYWGMGNTAEAVANQFNVSRKDQDEFAFNSHMKALKAQAENRFQDQIVPIEVEQTYLDENGKKATRKYTVTKDEGPRKGTSIEALNKLRAVFAAGGSVTAGNSSQMSDGAAFVMVMSEEMVKELNLEPIARVVNYAAAGVEPRIMGIGPVAAIPKVLKQAGLQQSDIDLIELNEAFASQSLAVMRELDLNQEIVNVNGGAIALGHPLGCTGAKLSVQLFDEMRKRDMKNKYGMVTMCVGTGQGAAGVFEFLS, encoded by the coding sequence ATGAGCAAACAAGCATATATAGTAAAAGCATATAGAACAGCAGTTGCAAAAGCTCCAAAAGGTGTTTTTCGTTTTAAACGTGCAGATGAGTTGGGTGCAGAAACCATTCAACACATGATGAAAGAATTACCAAATTTAGACGTAAAGCGTATAGATGATGTAATTGTAGGTAACGCAATGCCAGAAGGTTCTCAAGGATTAAACATGGCACGTTTTATTTCTTTAATAGGATTAAATTCTGTGGATGTTCCAGGAGTTACCGTAAATCGTTTTTGTTCTTCAGGTTTAGAAACAATTGCAATGGCAGCAGCTAAAATTCAAGCAGGAATGGCTAGTTGTATTATTGCAGGTGGAGCAGAAAGTATGAGTTCTGTACCAATGACTGGTTTTAAACCAGAATTGAATTATGACACAATTAAAGATGGTCATGCAAATTATTATTGGGGAATGGGAAATACTGCAGAAGCAGTTGCTAATCAATTCAACGTTTCTAGAAAAGACCAAGATGAATTTGCCTTTAACTCTCATATGAAAGCTTTAAAAGCACAAGCAGAAAATCGTTTTCAAGATCAAATTGTTCCTATTGAAGTGGAACAAACTTATCTAGATGAAAATGGAAAGAAAGCAACAAGAAAATATACAGTAACTAAAGATGAAGGTCCTAGAAAAGGAACTTCAATTGAAGCTTTAAATAAATTACGTGCAGTATTTGCTGCAGGAGGAAGTGTTACTGCGGGTAATTCATCTCAAATGAGTGATGGAGCAGCTTTTGTAATGGTAATGAGCGAAGAGATGGTGAAAGAATTAAATCTAGAGCCAATTGCAAGAGTCGTAAATTATGCTGCAGCTGGTGTAGAGCCAAGAATTATGGGAATTGGTCCTGTTGCTGCAATACCAAAGGTTTTAAAACAAGCAGGATTACAACAAAGTGATATCGATTTAATTGAATTGAATGAAGCTTTTGCTTCTCAATCTTTAGCAGTAATGCGTGAGTTAGATTTAAATCAAGAAATTGTAAATGTAAATGGAGGTGCCATTGCATTAGGACATCCTTTAGGTTGTACAGGAGCAAAATTATCTGTACAATTATTTGATGAAATGCGTAAACGTGACATGAAAAACAAATACGGAATGGTAACAATGTGTGTAGGTACAGGACAAGGTGCTGCAGGTGTTTTCGAATTCTTAAGTTAA
- a CDS encoding KTSC domain-containing protein has product MKRIKEYKKLFEVEGPINLKDLKKSYRGLVKEWHPDKFTDEVKKEEADVMSTQIIDGYHFLVSIAPETKAANLDAYKTTITEFQVADWHHKSMLLEVTFTDGNKYEYFGVSKILFGKFINAKSMNNFGKRNIFNSFTYRKSMKASVEV; this is encoded by the coding sequence ATGAAGCGTATAAAAGAATATAAAAAACTTTTTGAGGTAGAAGGTCCTATTAATTTAAAAGATCTAAAAAAATCTTACAGAGGTTTGGTTAAAGAATGGCATCCTGATAAATTTACTGATGAAGTAAAGAAAGAAGAAGCAGACGTTATGAGTACTCAAATTATTGATGGGTATCATTTTTTAGTAAGTATTGCTCCAGAAACGAAAGCAGCAAATTTAGACGCTTATAAAACGACTATAACAGAATTTCAAGTTGCAGATTGGCACCATAAAAGCATGTTATTAGAAGTTACTTTTACTGATGGAAATAAATACGAATACTTTGGTGTTAGTAAAATTCTTTTCGGAAAATTTATAAACGCAAAATCTATGAACAACTTTGGTAAGAGAAATATTTTTAATTCTTTTACTTACAGAAAATCTATGAAAGCTTCTGTAGAAGTTTAA
- a CDS encoding arsenate reductase family protein, with the protein MGEIATSEKQITLFYSSKSVRAKQTLAYAKAEGLPILEIDILKTKITGTQIIELADRLHINVVDLVNQEHPAYKSKFQSHDLSTNDWIKMIQNNPEIMKQPIALRGDITILVETPTDIIKI; encoded by the coding sequence ATGGGAGAAATAGCTACATCAGAAAAACAAATTACATTGTTTTATAGTTCAAAATCTGTGAGAGCAAAACAAACATTGGCTTATGCTAAAGCAGAAGGTTTGCCTATTCTAGAAATTGATATTTTAAAAACAAAAATAACAGGAACTCAAATTATTGAACTTGCTGATAGATTACACATTAATGTAGTAGACTTGGTAAACCAAGAACACCCTGCATATAAATCAAAATTTCAATCTCATGATTTATCTACAAATGATTGGATTAAAATGATACAAAACAATCCTGAAATAATGAAACAACCTATTGCTTTACGTGGAGATATTACCATTTTAGTAGAAACTCCTACAGATATTATTAAAATATAA
- a CDS encoding 5'-nucleotidase, lipoprotein e(P4) family — protein sequence MKNKILISLFTFIICVGCKSQVTQIKPENTRGVPVKEHIIQALLWQQNAAEYKALTYQAYNLAQFQLDKILTKNTFKKPIAIVTDIDETVLDNSPYSGKQVELDENYSSLRWTEWVNKKKAGVIPGALSFFKYAKSKGVEIFYISNRSSKQTKETIENLKLKGFPFADESHVILKNSNSEKETRRNYVRKTHEIVLFLGDNLSDFSSIFENRSTIQRNKSVDSLKTLFGKKYIVFPNPIYGDWETKGILEGKYKWTDFQKDSIRHKKILSY from the coding sequence ATGAAAAATAAAATTCTTATTTCTCTTTTTACATTTATAATATGTGTTGGATGTAAATCACAGGTAACTCAAATTAAACCAGAAAACACAAGAGGAGTTCCTGTTAAGGAGCATATAATACAAGCTTTATTATGGCAACAAAATGCTGCAGAATACAAAGCATTAACATACCAAGCCTATAATTTAGCACAATTTCAATTAGACAAAATTCTTACTAAAAATACATTTAAAAAACCAATTGCTATTGTTACAGACATTGATGAAACTGTGCTAGATAATAGTCCTTACAGCGGAAAACAAGTAGAATTAGATGAAAACTATTCTTCTTTAAGATGGACTGAATGGGTAAATAAGAAAAAAGCTGGAGTTATTCCTGGAGCTTTATCGTTTTTTAAATATGCTAAAAGTAAGGGAGTTGAAATATTTTATATTTCTAACAGATCATCAAAACAAACAAAAGAAACAATTGAAAATTTAAAATTAAAAGGATTTCCTTTTGCAGATGAATCTCATGTAATTTTGAAAAACAGTAACAGTGAAAAAGAAACTAGAAGAAATTATGTTAGAAAAACGCATGAAATAGTATTGTTTCTTGGTGATAATTTATCTGATTTTTCATCAATATTTGAAAACCGTTCTACAATTCAAAGAAATAAAAGTGTAGATAGTTTAAAAACTCTTTTTGGAAAAAAATATATCGTTTTTCCTAACCCAATTTATGGAGATTGGGAAACAAAAGGTATTTTAGAAGGTAAATATAAATGGACAGATTTTCAAAAAGATTCTATTCGTCATAAAAAAATACTTTCTTATTAA
- a CDS encoding acyl-CoA dehydrogenase family protein, with protein MADLLRGGQFLVKETNCEDVFTPEDFTEEQQMMKEAVMEFNEREIIPHKARFEAKDYALTEDVMRKAGELGFLGVAVPEAYGGLGMGFVSTLLTCDYISSGTGSFSTAFGAHTGIGTMPITLYGTEEQKQKYVPKLATGEWFGAYCLTEPGAGSDANSGKTTAELSADEKSYKINGQKMWISNAGFCRLMIVFARIEGDKNITGFIVEFDKENPNGITLGEEEHKLGIRASSTRQVFFNDTVVSADNMLAGRGEGFKIAMNALNVGRIKLAGACLDSQRRIISHAVNYANARKQFKTPISDFGAIKVKLAEMTANAYVGESATYRSAKDIEDRIALRVAAGNTHQEAELKGVEEYAIECSILKVAVSEDVQSCADEGIQIFGGMGFSEETPMESAWRDARIARIYEGTNEINRMLSVGMLIKKAMKGHVDLLGPATEVANSLMGIPSFDTPDFSALFSEEKLMISKMKKTFLMVAGAALQKYGPEIEKHQQLLIAASDILIEIYMAESAILRTEKNAKRFGEDSQSVQIAMSKLYLYHAVDIIEEKGKESIISFAEGDEQRMMLMGLKRFTKYANYPDIVDLRNEIAEKVKAENKYCF; from the coding sequence ATGGCAGATTTATTAAGAGGTGGACAATTCCTTGTAAAAGAAACTAACTGTGAAGACGTTTTTACTCCAGAAGATTTTACTGAGGAACAACAAATGATGAAAGAAGCAGTGATGGAATTTAATGAAAGAGAAATCATTCCTCATAAAGCTCGTTTTGAAGCAAAAGATTATGCTCTTACAGAAGATGTAATGCGTAAAGCTGGTGAATTAGGTTTTTTAGGAGTTGCTGTTCCTGAAGCTTATGGAGGATTAGGAATGGGATTTGTTTCTACACTTTTAACTTGTGATTATATATCTAGTGGAACAGGTTCTTTTAGTACTGCTTTTGGTGCACATACAGGAATTGGAACAATGCCAATTACATTATATGGAACCGAAGAACAAAAACAAAAATATGTTCCTAAATTAGCTACTGGTGAGTGGTTTGGCGCATATTGTTTAACAGAACCAGGTGCTGGTTCTGATGCAAATTCAGGAAAAACTACTGCAGAATTATCTGCTGATGAAAAATCATACAAAATTAACGGTCAAAAAATGTGGATCTCAAACGCAGGTTTCTGTCGTTTAATGATTGTTTTTGCCCGTATTGAAGGAGATAAAAACATTACAGGATTTATTGTTGAGTTTGATAAAGAAAATCCAAATGGAATTACTTTAGGTGAAGAAGAACATAAATTAGGTATTCGTGCTTCCTCTACAAGACAAGTCTTTTTTAATGATACTGTTGTATCTGCAGATAATATGTTAGCAGGTCGTGGTGAAGGTTTTAAAATTGCCATGAATGCATTAAATGTTGGACGTATAAAATTAGCTGGAGCATGTTTAGATTCTCAACGTAGAATTATTTCTCATGCTGTAAATTATGCTAACGCACGTAAACAATTTAAAACTCCTATTTCAGATTTCGGAGCTATTAAAGTAAAATTAGCAGAAATGACTGCCAATGCTTATGTTGGTGAATCTGCTACTTATAGATCTGCAAAAGATATTGAAGATAGAATTGCTTTAAGGGTTGCAGCAGGAAATACACATCAAGAAGCGGAATTAAAAGGTGTTGAAGAATATGCCATTGAATGTTCAATATTAAAAGTTGCTGTTTCTGAAGATGTACAAAGTTGTGCCGATGAAGGAATTCAAATTTTTGGTGGAATGGGATTCTCTGAGGAAACTCCTATGGAATCTGCTTGGAGAGATGCTAGAATTGCTCGCATTTATGAAGGTACAAATGAAATCAATAGAATGCTTTCAGTTGGAATGTTAATTAAAAAAGCAATGAAAGGACATGTAGATTTATTAGGCCCAGCAACAGAGGTTGCAAATAGTTTAATGGGAATACCTTCTTTTGATACTCCAGATTTTTCAGCATTGTTTTCTGAAGAAAAACTGATGATTTCTAAAATGAAAAAGACATTCTTAATGGTTGCTGGTGCAGCACTTCAAAAATATGGTCCAGAAATTGAAAAACATCAACAGTTATTAATTGCTGCTTCAGATATTTTAATTGAAATCTATATGGCAGAATCTGCAATTTTAAGAACTGAGAAAAATGCAAAACGTTTTGGAGAAGATTCTCAATCAGTGCAAATTGCAATGTCTAAATTATACTTATATCACGCTGTAGATATTATTGAAGAGAAAGGAAAGGAAAGTATTATTTCTTTCGCTGAAGGTGATGAACAACGTATGATGTTAATGGGCTTAAAACGTTTTACTAAATATGCAAACTATCCAGATATTGTAGATTTACGTAACGAAATAGCAGAAAAAGTAAAAGCAGAAAACAAATACTGCTTCTAA
- a CDS encoding ABC1 kinase family protein, producing the protein MGLKRYNKLFSVLTKYGFRDVMANKQLQKLVPNSYLKEHPDTQKSLSFSTYERIRMVLEELGPTYVKLGQIFSNREDVLPPDLIKELEKLQDHVATPNHFNINEIIEKELNITISEYFKSIDATPIAAGSLAQVHKAQLITGEVVALKIQRPNIIEIIEADILVMKQVAKNLVKYSYQAKVFQPMQIVDTFEKSIKEELQFLREVNNMSRFAKNFEGNEIIYVPKVYTSLCTDKIICMEFINGIKISEKDILNSMNLDPRIVAKVGVDLYLQQVLDFGFFHADPHPGNIFIIPKTGQICFIDFGMMGTIVPEDKDALGDFLLCFLKKDIKKIIPIIEKIAVKTDISDYKKLEYDLYELIDGVSNRSLGNIKLGDTLTKFKRVMYNNKIVLPHFLYMLIRALIIIEGVGLKLDPEFNITENLQPYIAKITRKRFSLKKLFKKNLTRFQNVSNLVDNLPDDIDTILKKIKEGKLVIIHEHKGLKKFQKATTTAVNRLVFAIIIAALSIGSSILVIAKMPPLIKGVPLLGVLGFLLSAILGLYIIFSIFKKNNF; encoded by the coding sequence ATGGGACTTAAAAGATATAATAAACTTTTTAGTGTACTTACAAAGTACGGCTTTAGGGATGTTATGGCTAATAAACAATTACAAAAACTTGTTCCAAATAGCTATCTAAAAGAGCATCCTGATACTCAAAAATCACTTTCTTTTTCAACGTATGAACGCATTCGTATGGTTTTAGAAGAATTAGGTCCAACTTATGTAAAACTGGGTCAAATATTTAGTAATAGAGAAGATGTTTTACCACCAGACTTAATTAAAGAATTAGAAAAATTACAAGATCATGTTGCTACTCCAAATCATTTTAATATAAATGAAATTATTGAAAAAGAACTTAATATTACAATTTCTGAGTATTTTAAATCAATAGATGCTACACCTATTGCTGCAGGATCACTTGCTCAAGTACATAAAGCACAACTAATAACTGGTGAAGTAGTGGCGCTTAAAATTCAGCGTCCGAATATTATAGAAATAATTGAAGCTGATATTTTGGTCATGAAACAAGTTGCCAAAAATTTAGTGAAATACAGCTATCAAGCCAAAGTTTTTCAGCCAATGCAAATTGTTGATACTTTTGAAAAAAGTATTAAAGAAGAGCTTCAGTTTTTAAGGGAAGTGAATAACATGAGTCGTTTTGCTAAGAATTTTGAAGGCAATGAAATTATCTATGTTCCAAAAGTGTATACCTCTTTGTGTACAGATAAAATTATCTGTATGGAGTTTATAAACGGTATAAAAATATCGGAAAAGGACATTTTAAATTCCATGAATTTAGACCCTAGAATTGTTGCAAAAGTTGGTGTAGATTTATACTTGCAACAAGTATTAGATTTTGGTTTTTTTCATGCAGACCCTCATCCAGGTAATATTTTTATCATTCCAAAAACTGGGCAGATTTGTTTTATAGATTTTGGCATGATGGGAACTATTGTGCCAGAAGACAAAGATGCTTTAGGTGATTTTCTTCTTTGTTTTCTTAAAAAAGACATTAAAAAAATTATCCCAATTATAGAAAAAATTGCAGTAAAAACTGATATTTCTGATTATAAAAAACTGGAATACGATTTGTATGAGTTAATTGATGGTGTTAGTAATAGGTCTTTAGGTAACATAAAATTAGGAGACACATTAACAAAGTTTAAAAGAGTTATGTATAATAATAAGATAGTTTTACCACATTTTTTATATATGCTTATAAGGGCTTTAATAATTATTGAAGGTGTAGGTCTTAAACTAGATCCAGAATTTAATATAACAGAGAACTTACAACCTTATATTGCTAAGATCACAAGAAAACGATTCAGCTTAAAAAAACTGTTTAAAAAGAATTTAACTCGTTTTCAAAACGTGAGTAATCTTGTAGATAACCTTCCTGATGATATTGATACAATTCTTAAGAAAATTAAAGAAGGAAAACTAGTTATAATTCATGAACATAAAGGGCTTAAAAAGTTTCAAAAAGCAACTACCACAGCAGTAAATCGTTTAGTTTTTGCTATTATCATCGCTGCTTTATCTATTGGTTCTTCAATTTTAGTTATTGCAAAAATGCCACCTTTAATTAAGGGTGTTCCTCTTTTAGGGGTTTTAGGTTTTTTATTATCAGCAATATTGGGTCTTTATATTATATTTTCAATATTTAAGAAAAATAATTTTTAA
- a CDS encoding patatin-like phospholipase family protein gives MAQEALEEFGISPTHIYGTSAGAILGSLYAADINWSEILHFFKTIPIFQTNRYARNKPSL, from the coding sequence GTGGCGCAAGAGGCGCTAGAAGAGTTTGGTATTTCACCAACTCATATTTATGGAACAAGTGCAGGAGCTATTTTAGGCTCACTATATGCTGCTGATATAAACTGGTCTGAAATATTGCATTTTTTTAAAACCATACCAATATTTCAAACCAATAGATACGCACGCAATAAGCCTAGTTTATAA